One genomic region from Lathamus discolor isolate bLatDis1 chromosome 9, bLatDis1.hap1, whole genome shotgun sequence encodes:
- the PSMD10 gene encoding 26S proteasome non-ATPase regulatory subunit 10, whose amino-acid sequence MEGAVSDVGVCNLAYAGRLEELRAQLLRDKALATKTDQDNRTALHWACSAGHTDVADLLLGLGVPVGDKDDAGWTPLHIAASAGRDDIVRALIARGANVNAVNQNGCTPLHYAASKNKQEIALMLLKNGADPDARDHFESTPLHRAAAKGNLKMVQILLQHNAAVNIRDSEGNTPLHLACDEERVEEAKLLVSHGASIHIENKEELTPLKVAKGGLGAILKRMVEG is encoded by the exons ATGGAGGGAGCTGTGTCTGACGTGGGGGTCTGCAACCTGGCCTACGCCGGGCGCCTGGAGGAGCTGCGGGCCCAGCTGCTGCGCGACAAGGCCCTGGCCACCAAGACTGACCAG gACAACCGCACCGCGCTGCACTGGGCCTGCTCGGCAGGACACACGGACGTGGCCGACCTCCTTCTCGGCCTTGGTGTGCCCGTGGGCGACAAAGACGAT GCTGGTTGGACGCCCTTACACATTGCCGCCTCGGCGGGCCGCGATGACATTGTGCGAGCACTCATTGCGAGGGGTGCTAACGTGAATGCTGTCAATCAGAATGGCTGCACGCCTCTGCATTATGCAGCCTCCAAAAATAAGCAGGAG ATTGCACTCATGCTTTTAAAGAACGGAGCTGATCCGGATGCAAGGGATCATTTTGAATCCACCCCATtacacagagcagcagccaaaGGAAACCTAAAAATGGTACAGATCCTCCTGCAGCATAATGCAGCTGTTAATATACGGGACTCTGAAGGGAATACTCCTCT TCATTTAGCCTGTGATGAAGAGAGAGTGGAGGAGGCAAAGCTGCTGGTGTCTCACGGTGCAAGTATTCACATTGAGAATAAAGAAGAACTGACGCCACTGAAAGTGGCAAAGGGTGGCCTGGGAGCCATACTTAAAAGAATGGTGGAAGGCTAG